One part of the Natrinema salinisoli genome encodes these proteins:
- a CDS encoding proteasome assembly chaperone family protein, whose amino-acid sequence MTPETPDVTFHRSADFDAAAPTLIEGLPGHGLVASIAVDQITDQLGLEQYGAIRSDTLPPVASFTDGLVQDTVRVYGGSDPDIMTLQSDVPIPEDAFSDLSQCVLEELVEDFNRAIFLAGAPAQSEEQQGNVVGVATTEDLKAELEEADIALAEEDGAVSGVTGALINACYQADVPAALLLVRADPRLPDPAAARSVIENALEPLVEFEIDTSELQEKAEEIQRQKQQVAQQLQQAQGQQEEPVRGMFR is encoded by the coding sequence ATGACTCCAGAGACTCCTGACGTAACATTTCACCGGTCAGCCGACTTTGATGCGGCGGCACCGACACTGATCGAGGGACTACCAGGGCATGGATTGGTTGCTTCGATCGCTGTCGATCAGATCACCGACCAACTGGGCCTTGAGCAGTATGGGGCGATCCGGTCCGATACCTTGCCACCCGTTGCTTCCTTCACGGACGGTCTGGTCCAGGACACGGTACGCGTCTACGGTGGTTCGGATCCTGATATCATGACGTTGCAGAGTGATGTCCCGATACCAGAGGACGCGTTCTCCGATCTGAGCCAGTGCGTACTGGAGGAGTTGGTCGAGGACTTTAACCGGGCGATCTTCCTTGCTGGTGCACCGGCCCAGTCCGAGGAACAGCAGGGCAACGTTGTCGGCGTGGCAACGACCGAGGACCTGAAAGCAGAACTCGAGGAGGCGGATATCGCACTCGCAGAGGAAGACGGTGCTGTGAGTGGCGTGACCGGTGCACTCATCAATGCGTGCTATCAGGCGGATGTTCCGGCAGCGCTGCTGCTCGTCCGGGCGGACCCACGGCTCCCGGATCCGGCCGCGGCCCGGTCCGTGATCGAGAACGCGCTTGAACCGCTCGTTGAGTTCGAGATTGACACCAGTGAGCTACAGGAGAAAGCGGAGGAGATTCAGCGCCAGAAACAGCAAGTTGCACAGCAATTACAGCAGGCGCAGGGCCAGCAGGAAGAACCCGTCCGGGGCATGTTTCGATAG
- a CDS encoding sensor histidine kinase, translating into MRRVRSCSLTKHGKRFGKVNGATHDAYWIGENYLTVCRQADDPVATTVADSLDAMLAGDRSHFRLEYPCHPPDDQRWFLLEATTVTHDETRYAIMAHVDITARKQAELQRDTRIEQLETIVNVLSHDLRNPLSIIRGYTEQLGTAETDGDAVAAIQESIGRMTELIDTTLAFARTQGVDDLTQVSLATIAQEAWDQTPTADASLEIEASQSFVADEHLLRQVFENLFRNAVEHGGPSVTVQVGITRGGIYVEDDGPGIPAEKRERLQDQDVSQDAKTGLGLAIVRAIVIAHDWSFSIHEGRDGGACFEISGIDSIEQV; encoded by the coding sequence ATGAGACGGGTCAGATCGTGTTCGCTAACGAAGCATGGAAAGCGGTTTGGCAAAGTCAACGGTGCGACTCACGACGCCTATTGGATTGGAGAAAACTATCTGACTGTCTGTCGCCAGGCCGACGACCCGGTTGCGACGACGGTTGCAGACTCTCTTGACGCGATGCTCGCTGGCGATCGAAGCCATTTTCGACTGGAGTACCCGTGCCATCCGCCTGACGATCAGCGGTGGTTCCTTCTCGAGGCAACGACGGTCACCCATGACGAGACCCGGTACGCTATCATGGCTCATGTCGATATCACCGCTCGCAAGCAGGCAGAACTCCAGCGAGATACACGGATCGAACAACTGGAAACGATCGTCAACGTCCTCTCTCATGATCTCCGCAACCCACTTAGCATCATCCGTGGCTACACCGAGCAGCTCGGGACAGCAGAGACGGATGGCGATGCAGTTGCAGCTATTCAGGAAAGTATCGGCCGGATGACCGAACTGATCGATACGACCCTCGCATTCGCCCGTACACAGGGAGTGGATGACCTAACCCAGGTCTCACTGGCAACGATCGCTCAGGAAGCATGGGACCAGACGCCGACCGCCGATGCGTCACTGGAAATCGAAGCGTCTCAATCGTTCGTTGCTGACGAACACCTCCTCCGGCAGGTGTTCGAGAACCTGTTTCGGAACGCTGTGGAACATGGTGGACCATCGGTCACCGTCCAGGTGGGAATAACTCGCGGCGGGATATACGTCGAGGATGATGGGCCGGGGATTCCAGCTGAGAAACGTGAACGGTTACAGGACCAGGATGTCTCGCAGGATGCGAAAACCGGTCTTGGCTTGGCAATCGTCCGTGCGATCGTGATCGCCCACGACTGGTCGTTCTCCATACACGAGGGGCGGGACGGCGGTGCCTGTTTCGAGATTTCCGGGATCGACTCCATTGAACAGGTCTGA
- a CDS encoding MaoC family dehydratase, which translates to MTDTDNRYFEDLEEGATYDCGSIEVTEVEMLDFAERYDPQPIHVDEDAARESMYGDLIASGWLTCALSARLLVTEYMNDNATLGGRGMDEVRWHQPVYAGDTLSVTTELVEKRTGENPAYGHTRILVTTTNQNGDTVLTMYGLGIVEKHGGSGE; encoded by the coding sequence ATGACAGACACTGACAATCGGTACTTCGAAGATCTGGAGGAGGGAGCGACCTACGACTGTGGGAGTATCGAAGTGACTGAGGTGGAGATGCTGGACTTTGCAGAGCGTTACGACCCGCAGCCGATCCACGTTGACGAGGACGCTGCGAGGGAGTCGATGTACGGCGACCTGATCGCAAGCGGGTGGTTAACCTGCGCGCTATCGGCTCGCCTGCTCGTGACGGAATATATGAACGACAATGCAACCCTCGGCGGTCGGGGGATGGACGAGGTCCGATGGCACCAGCCAGTGTACGCCGGAGACACCCTCTCGGTGACGACCGAGCTGGTGGAAAAGCGCACTGGCGAGAACCCTGCGTATGGCCACACGCGGATACTGGTCACGACTACGAACCAGAATGGCGACACAGTCCTGACGATGTACGGACTCGGCATCGTTGAGAAACACGGAGGGTCAGGAGAGTAA
- a CDS encoding DUF7344 domain-containing protein: MSEIPIPFDTVLDVCGHKHRRIVLATLANQQQSVSKTDLTSAIAKHNHHMPLAETADEIVTQIQTSLQHVHLPKLAEAGFIQYDLEGQVVEPTAQVGREESHLSAILAMDSELPTI; the protein is encoded by the coding sequence ATGAGCGAAATTCCCATCCCGTTCGACACAGTTCTTGACGTCTGTGGACACAAGCATCGCCGTATCGTCCTTGCGACACTCGCAAATCAGCAACAGTCAGTCTCGAAAACTGACCTTACAAGCGCAATCGCCAAACACAATCATCACATGCCACTGGCAGAGACTGCTGACGAGATTGTCACACAGATTCAGACCAGCCTTCAACACGTTCATCTTCCGAAGTTAGCCGAGGCCGGGTTCATCCAATACGACCTTGAGGGGCAAGTGGTAGAGCCAACAGCCCAAGTCGGACGAGAAGAGTCCCACCTTTCGGCAATCCTCGCTATGGATTCTGAGCTTCCAACCATTTGA
- a CDS encoding helix-turn-helix domain-containing protein encodes MATEATFTIPSGQFPLGTLFEQLPEVIVELERIIPAKDVMIPYFWVRGTDVDDIENAFVEHPGVENIRFVDSVVDEHLLRVEWEMGYDGVLSALIETGVTPIKVVGTNEQWTFDIQGDDQRAIAACQEKCRDLGISTTLTKLHALTPIDSEAETTLTDTQQEALVLAYKRGYFNTPRDVTMADLGDELGITPQAVASRLRRGIKHILGNTLSDVSAPP; translated from the coding sequence ATGGCTACCGAAGCGACGTTTACGATTCCGTCCGGCCAGTTCCCCTTAGGAACCCTGTTCGAACAATTACCGGAAGTGATTGTCGAACTGGAGCGAATTATTCCGGCCAAAGATGTTATGATTCCCTATTTCTGGGTTCGCGGGACTGATGTTGACGACATCGAGAATGCGTTTGTCGAACATCCGGGCGTGGAGAACATCCGGTTCGTCGATTCCGTTGTTGACGAGCATCTGTTGCGCGTCGAGTGGGAGATGGGGTACGACGGCGTTCTGAGCGCGCTGATAGAAACGGGGGTTACCCCTATTAAAGTGGTCGGCACCAACGAGCAGTGGACGTTCGATATTCAGGGTGACGACCAACGTGCCATCGCGGCGTGTCAAGAAAAATGTCGGGATTTAGGCATTTCGACGACGCTCACCAAATTGCACGCGCTCACACCCATCGACTCGGAGGCTGAAACCACACTCACCGACACCCAGCAGGAGGCACTGGTGCTCGCGTACAAGCGAGGGTACTTCAACACACCCCGTGACGTGACGATGGCAGACCTCGGCGACGAACTCGGCATCACACCGCAGGCCGTCGCATCCAGACTCCGGCGCGGAATCAAACACATCCTCGGAAATACGCTATCCGACGTATCGGCTCCCCCTTGA
- a CDS encoding flavin-containing monooxygenase, with the protein MSDGDIDHATETAQAYLAELEDAMRREDAAAAAEMFCESSYWRDLVAFTWNIKTVENPSGVEDMLEETLAHIGPSDFELSEPAEEEDGIITAWFTFETEVGRGEGVVRLKDGGAWTFLTALTELKGHEEPKGRDRPIGAEAVADPDRKTWTERREEELENLGYTEQPHTVIVGGGQGGIALGARLRQLGVPTIIVEKNDRPGDSWRNRYKGLALHDPVWYDHLPYIKFPDNWPVFSPKDKLGDWLEMYTQVMELNYWSKTEATSAQYDEETGTWEVEVNRDGEELVLRPQELVMATGMSGKPNVPDLSGEERFSGEVHHSSEHPGPDEEYEGKSVVVVGSNNSAHDICEGLWEVGADVTMVQRSSTCVVKRDSMLEHALGDLYSEQAVENGINTHRADMIFASVPYRIMHEFEKPKYDTIREIDADFYEALEDTGFMIDFGPDDSGLFMKYLRRGSGYYIDTGASQLIIDGEVEVARGQVTEFTEDAILLEDGTELPADLVVYATGYGSMNGWVAGLMDEETARQAGKVWGLGSDTPKDPGPWEGEQRNMWKPTQVEQLWFHGGNLHQSRHYSLYLALQLKARYEEIPTPVYGRQEVHHEGI; encoded by the coding sequence ATGTCCGATGGCGACATCGACCATGCGACCGAGACGGCACAGGCGTACCTGGCGGAGCTCGAGGATGCGATGCGCCGGGAGGATGCCGCCGCTGCGGCGGAGATGTTCTGTGAGTCGAGCTACTGGCGCGACCTGGTCGCGTTTACCTGGAACATCAAGACGGTGGAGAATCCCAGTGGCGTCGAGGACATGCTCGAGGAGACACTCGCGCACATCGGTCCGTCGGACTTCGAGCTTAGCGAGCCGGCGGAGGAGGAGGATGGGATCATCACCGCCTGGTTCACCTTCGAGACCGAGGTGGGTCGTGGTGAGGGTGTCGTCCGGCTGAAAGATGGCGGTGCGTGGACCTTCCTGACCGCACTGACGGAGCTGAAGGGGCATGAGGAGCCCAAGGGCAGAGACCGACCGATAGGCGCAGAGGCAGTTGCGGACCCAGACCGCAAAACGTGGACAGAGCGCCGTGAGGAGGAGCTGGAGAACCTGGGGTACACCGAACAGCCGCACACCGTGATCGTCGGTGGGGGACAGGGCGGCATCGCACTCGGTGCACGGCTCCGCCAGCTCGGCGTGCCCACGATCATCGTCGAGAAGAACGACCGGCCGGGCGACTCCTGGCGCAACCGGTACAAGGGGCTCGCGCTGCACGACCCCGTCTGGTACGACCACCTCCCGTATATCAAGTTCCCCGACAACTGGCCGGTGTTCTCACCGAAGGACAAGCTCGGCGATTGGCTGGAAATGTACACGCAGGTGATGGAGCTGAACTACTGGTCGAAGACCGAGGCCACCAGTGCACAGTACGACGAGGAGACGGGCACTTGGGAGGTCGAGGTCAACCGCGACGGTGAGGAGCTCGTGCTGCGCCCACAAGAGCTCGTGATGGCGACGGGCATGAGCGGCAAGCCCAACGTACCCGACCTCTCCGGCGAGGAGCGCTTCAGCGGCGAGGTACACCACTCATCCGAGCACCCCGGCCCCGACGAGGAGTATGAGGGCAAGTCCGTGGTAGTGGTGGGCTCGAACAACTCAGCCCACGACATCTGTGAGGGGCTCTGGGAGGTCGGCGCGGACGTGACGATGGTGCAGCGGTCATCGACGTGCGTCGTCAAGAGGGACTCAATGCTGGAGCACGCACTCGGTGATCTGTACTCCGAGCAGGCCGTCGAGAACGGCATCAACACCCACCGGGCGGACATGATCTTCGCATCCGTCCCGTACCGCATCATGCATGAGTTCGAAAAACCCAAGTATGACACGATCAGAGAGATCGACGCCGACTTTTACGAGGCGCTCGAGGACACCGGATTCATGATCGACTTTGGTCCCGACGACTCGGGGCTGTTCATGAAGTACCTCCGCCGTGGCTCGGGCTACTACATCGACACCGGCGCCAGTCAGCTCATTATCGACGGTGAGGTCGAGGTGGCCCGTGGGCAGGTGACCGAGTTCACCGAGGATGCGATCCTGCTGGAGGATGGCACCGAACTCCCCGCCGACCTTGTCGTGTACGCCACGGGGTACGGCTCGATGAACGGCTGGGTGGCCGGCCTGATGGATGAGGAGACGGCGCGGCAGGCGGGGAAGGTCTGGGGGCTCGGCTCAGACACGCCCAAAGACCCCGGACCGTGGGAGGGCGAGCAGCGCAACATGTGGAAGCCGACGCAGGTGGAACAACTGTGGTTCCACGGTGGCAACCTGCACCAGTCACGCCACTACTCGCTGTATCTGGCGCTGCAGCTGAAGGCACGCTATGAGGAGATCCCCACGCCGGTGTACGGCAGGCAGGAAGTCCACCACGAGGGGATCTAG
- a CDS encoding recombinase family protein, with product MSRAAAFIRKSQGSDDDVSLELQRKRVPELAERLADEVDVIDLGVHTGFSVHMKGATEERIDANPEVETLLETLHGGEYDYLVAWDDTRLARDQFYWELKRAAVLGDCLFEFVEDPPEDELTFRVQRAVESDVKRREIKKSQAAMDAREQRGDDHGRPPFGLCYDEDGRRWIPDRESGEFATALEVIRLRETGRSWRDIGDETGVNRSTARGIYNRRDRYLEEAETGMVA from the coding sequence ATGAGTAGGGCTGCTGCGTTCATCCGCAAGTCACAAGGGAGCGACGACGACGTCTCCCTCGAGTTGCAGCGCAAACGTGTCCCGGAGCTCGCGGAGAGACTGGCCGATGAGGTCGACGTGATCGACCTCGGTGTTCACACCGGATTCAGCGTGCACATGAAGGGCGCCACCGAGGAACGGATCGACGCGAACCCGGAGGTAGAGACATTACTCGAGACACTCCACGGCGGTGAATACGACTACCTCGTCGCGTGGGATGATACTCGCTTGGCTCGTGACCAATTCTACTGGGAACTAAAACGGGCGGCTGTCCTCGGCGACTGTCTGTTCGAGTTTGTCGAGGACCCACCGGAGGACGAACTCACCTTCCGAGTCCAAAGAGCCGTCGAGAGCGATGTCAAACGCCGGGAGATAAAGAAATCGCAGGCCGCGATGGATGCCCGTGAACAGCGTGGGGACGACCACGGACGTCCGCCCTTCGGCCTCTGCTACGACGAGGACGGCAGACGGTGGATCCCCGATCGCGAGAGTGGGGAGTTCGCGACTGCCCTCGAAGTGATCCGACTTCGAGAAACTGGCCGTTCCTGGAGAGACATTGGTGACGAAACGGGTGTGAACCGATCAACCGCCCGTGGAATCTACAATCGGCGAGACCGCTATCTCGAAGAAGCCGAAACCGGAATGGTAGCATGA
- a CDS encoding MOSC domain-containing protein, with product MTGSGTVERIFIAPEAEAEMEEQTDVEAVAGRGLRGDRYFSEIETGTFVEWEPDEERHDGYDLTLIEQEAVTAIEREAGIELAPGEHRRNIETRDVALNHLVGQRFRVGDAICRGDRLCEPCNHLQRITQDGVLQALTHRGGLRANILEDGIIRPGDVIEPLE from the coding sequence ATGACCGGGAGTGGCACTGTCGAACGAATTTTTATCGCACCTGAAGCCGAAGCGGAGATGGAAGAACAGACCGACGTTGAAGCAGTTGCCGGAAGAGGTCTTCGAGGTGATCGCTACTTTAGCGAGATTGAGACGGGAACCTTCGTCGAGTGGGAGCCAGATGAAGAACGCCACGATGGGTATGACCTCACGTTGATCGAGCAGGAGGCTGTCACAGCAATCGAACGTGAAGCGGGAATCGAACTCGCACCAGGAGAACACCGACGAAACATCGAAACCCGCGATGTCGCACTCAATCATCTCGTTGGGCAACGATTCCGAGTCGGTGACGCCATCTGTCGAGGGGATCGACTGTGTGAACCGTGTAATCATCTGCAGCGCATCACTCAGGACGGCGTATTGCAGGCACTCACTCACCGCGGTGGACTCCGAGCGAACATTCTCGAAGATGGAATTATTCGCCCCGGAGACGTTATCGAACCGCTCGAATAA
- a CDS encoding trans-sulfuration enzyme family protein, which translates to MTRHNSQSDRNRFATIAVGAAETETQPHRDGTNDVVPPIHLSTTFEWASGEDANEHDYSRESNPTRAALEEQLARLEGGEHGLVFASGMAATSTTMLSVVPPGGHVVSSDTIYSGTEKLLTEHMAGHLGVDIDFVDVRDPNNVAGAVNADTDLIWAETPSNPLMRLCDIQTIAAIADDHDALFGVDSTFASPYYQAPLELGADIAVHSTTKYLNGHSDSIGGAVITDDSGVFEELAFAQRVGFGNILSPFDCYLVARGIKTLPARMEHHEKNAMAVARFLESHDRVARVYYPGLESHPQHDLASEQMSGYSGMLSFEFDGTLIELEAFIEGLEVFTPGASLGGAESLIEVPSLMIPDEFSRSEGSAKISETLVRVSVGLEDADDLCEDLQKALP; encoded by the coding sequence ATGACACGACACAATAGCCAGTCCGACAGAAATCGATTCGCAACCATTGCAGTCGGTGCAGCTGAAACCGAAACGCAACCTCACAGAGATGGAACGAACGACGTCGTCCCGCCGATCCACCTTTCGACTACGTTCGAGTGGGCCAGCGGGGAGGACGCTAATGAACACGACTATTCGCGCGAGAGCAATCCGACGCGGGCAGCCCTTGAAGAGCAGTTAGCCCGCCTCGAAGGCGGTGAACATGGGTTGGTGTTCGCCTCCGGAATGGCCGCCACATCGACGACGATGCTGTCAGTGGTCCCTCCGGGAGGTCACGTTGTCTCCTCCGACACCATCTATAGCGGAACCGAAAAACTGCTCACAGAACACATGGCTGGACATCTCGGCGTTGACATCGACTTTGTTGACGTCCGTGACCCCAACAACGTCGCCGGTGCAGTCAACGCGGACACTGACTTGATCTGGGCAGAAACACCGTCGAACCCCTTGATGAGGTTGTGCGATATCCAAACGATAGCCGCCATCGCCGATGACCATGATGCTCTATTCGGCGTGGACAGTACCTTTGCGAGTCCGTACTACCAAGCCCCACTCGAACTGGGTGCTGACATCGCCGTTCACAGCACCACCAAGTATCTCAATGGACACTCCGACTCGATCGGCGGTGCCGTTATCACCGACGACAGTGGGGTTTTCGAGGAATTAGCGTTCGCGCAGCGGGTTGGGTTTGGGAATATACTTTCGCCGTTCGACTGCTACCTCGTTGCGCGAGGCATCAAGACGCTGCCCGCTCGGATGGAACATCACGAAAAGAACGCAATGGCAGTTGCCCGATTCCTCGAAAGCCACGATCGGGTCGCTCGTGTCTACTATCCGGGTCTTGAGAGCCACCCGCAACACGATCTTGCGAGTGAGCAGATGTCGGGGTACAGCGGGATGCTGTCCTTCGAGTTTGATGGCACACTCATCGAACTTGAGGCATTCATCGAGGGACTCGAGGTATTCACGCCGGGAGCAAGTCTCGGTGGGGCCGAGAGCCTTATTGAGGTCCCCTCACTAATGATCCCCGACGAATTCAGTCGAAGTGAGGGTTCAGCGAAGATTTCCGAGACGTTGGTCCGGGTATCCGTTGGCCTCGAAGACGCCGATGACCTCTGCGAGGACCTCCAGAAGGCGCTACCATAG
- a CDS encoding DUF7344 domain-containing protein, translating to MPKTGNPNQPDDERRDITPTQFFTAFSNERRQHAVAYLAQKPAAVRLGDLAEYIAIKEGEPTYERYERVLTDLAHCHLPHLHDAGLVRYNTDEEQVELVVKRNMVAPYLELAGHADA from the coding sequence ATGCCAAAAACCGGAAACCCGAACCAGCCCGACGATGAGCGCCGCGATATTACTCCGACGCAGTTTTTTACGGCCTTTTCGAACGAACGTCGGCAGCACGCAGTGGCATATCTGGCGCAAAAACCGGCAGCCGTCCGGCTCGGCGATCTGGCCGAGTACATCGCGATCAAAGAAGGCGAACCGACGTACGAACGGTACGAGCGCGTTCTCACCGACTTGGCGCACTGTCACCTGCCGCATCTCCATGATGCGGGACTCGTTCGATACAACACGGACGAGGAACAGGTGGAATTAGTCGTCAAGCGAAATATGGTTGCGCCGTATCTGGAACTTGCCGGTCACGCTGACGCATAG